From Pagrus major chromosome 2, Pma_NU_1.0, one genomic window encodes:
- the pde2a gene encoding cGMP-dependent 3',5'-cyclic phosphodiesterase isoform X1, with the protein MTALERKKGKDLRGQQVFLRPDESSAPALTTRQSTTLSEQLQDALLRLAAVTDARSLRAALQDSVQELLPSTECVCVYMLEGDSRLLCDDPPHELPQEGKIRSIADQLKRCQCTGLPLSELPEKYRNCLAAPLPTHRRALVIPLLDQERDKALAVVLVGCNPLSDQDELHLNVLEKHASVACVRVHAVQASYQRPPLSPSPIQSHNALLSLNVSEQDYCELDRNILQLCGELFDLDAASLQLKVINYLQQQTRSQCCCLLLVSEDNHQLFCQVVGDKVLEEEISFPLMFGRFGQVVEKKKSITLQDISAEERRQLSSMLGCEISSMLCVPVASRATGQVVALACAFNKQGGQRHTEADEHAIQHCFCYTSTVLTSTLAFQKEQKLKVECQALLQVAKNLFTHLDDVSVLLQEIIVEARNLSDAEICSVFLLDRVSHELVAKVFDGGVVSDEEKEFRIPADQGIAGHVATTGQILNIKDAYSHPLFYRGVDDSTGFRTRNILCFPIKDENNEVIGVAELVNKMNGPWFNRFDEDLATAFSIYCGISIAHSLLYKKVHEAQFRSHLANEMMMYHMKVSEEEVTKLLVTGIEPVMEIHPCYAEFTYTPRSLPDDTTPLCVLSMFEDMGFINTYKIDLNTLARFCLMVKKGYRDPPYHNWMHAFSVSHFCYLLYKNLGLSNYLEDIEILALFVSCMCHDLDHRGTNNSFQVASQSVLAALYSSEGSVMERHHFAQAIAILNTFGCNIFEKFSRKDYQRVLDLIRDIILATDLAHHLRIFKDLQKMADDGYNPKSQTHRSMLLCLLMTSCDLSDQTKGWKTTRKIAELIYKEFFSQGDLEKAMGNRPSEMMDREKAYIPELQISFMEHIAMPIYKLLSELFPGATELYERVAANREQWTKVSHKFTIRGLPSNNSLDFLDQEYELLQSQGAFGSDDHCLNGCLEDAEGGRGQ; encoded by the exons GATGCTTTGCTGCGGCTGGCGGCGGTTACCGACGCACGCTCGCTGCGAGCGGCTCTTCAAGACAGCGTACAGGAGCTGCTACCCAGCACg gagtgtgtgtgtgtctacatgcTGGAGGGAGACTCAAGGCTGCTCTGTGACGACCCGCCGCATGAACTGCCACAGGAGGGAAAGATCAg gaGTATCGCGGACCAGCTGAAGCGATGTCAGTGCACCGGCCTTCCTCTGTCGGAGCTGCCAGAGAAATACAGAAACTGCCTCGCAGCACCATTACCAACGCACAGAAGAG CCCTTGTCATTCCTCTCTTGGACCAGGAGCGGGACAAGGCCCTCGCTGTTGTACTG GTGGGCTGTAATCCACTGTCCGATCAGGATGAACTGCATCTTAACGTGCTGGAAAAACAT GCCTCAGTGGCATGTGTGCGGGTCCATGCTGTTCAGGCGTCCTACCAGAGGCCTCCTCTCAGCCCCTCGCCCATACagtcccacaatgcactgctgTCCCTCAACGTCTCAGAGCAGGACTACTGCGAACTGGACCGCAACATCCTGCAGCTCTGCG GTGAGCTCTTTGACCTTGATGCAGCCTCTCTCCAGCTCAAAGTCATCAATTAT TTGCAGCAGCAGACTCGGTCGcaatgttgttgtttgctgCTGGTGTCCGAGGACAACCACCAGCTTTTCtgccag GTAGTTGGAGACAAAGTCCTGGAGGAGGAGATCAGCTTCCCG cTGATGTTTGGACGCTTTGGTCAGGTTGTCGAGAAGAAGAAGTCAATTACTCTTCAGGACATCAGTGCG gaGGAGCGTAGGCAGCTGTCCAGCATGTTGGGCTGTGAAATTTCCTCCATGCTTTGTGTGCCAGTTGCCAGCAGAGCCACCGGTCAGGTGGTGGCGCTAGCGTGCGCCTTCAACAAGCAAGGCGGGCAGAG acacacagaggcagatgAGCATGCCATCCAGCACTGTTTCTGCTACACTTCAACGGTCCTCACTTCAACTTTGGCCTTCCAAAAAGAACAGAAACTCAAAGTGGAGTGCCAG GCGCTCTTACAAGTGGCCAAGAATCTCTTCACACACTTgg atgatgtgtcagtgctgttACAGGAAATTATAGTGGAGGCCAGGAACCTCAGTGATGCAGAGAT CTGTTCAGTGTTCCTGCTGGATCGAGTCAGTCATGAGTTGGTGGCGAAGGTGTTCGATGGTGGCGTGGTCAGCGATGAGGAG aaGGAGTTTCGTATTCCAGCCGATCAGGGTATTGCGGGTCACGTGGCGACTACCGGTCAGATCTTGAACATTAAGGATGCCTACTCCCACCCTCTCTTCTACCGCGGTGTGGATGACAGCACCGGCTTCAGGACCCGCAACATCCTCTGCTTCCCCATCAAAGACGAGAACAACG AGGTGATCGGGGTGGCTGAGTTGGTGAATAAAATGAACGGGCCTTGGTTCAACCGCTTCGATGAGGACCTGGCCACGGCTTTCTCCATCTATTGTGGCATCAGCATCGCCCAC tctcTGCTCTACAAGAAAGTCCACGAAGCTCAGTTCAGGTCCCACCTGGCCAATGAGATGATGATGTACCATATGAAG GTTTCAGAGGAAGAGGTGACGAAGCTGCTGGTTACGGGAATCGAACCGGTGATGGAGATCCACCCTTGCTATGCCGAGTTCACGTACACGCCTCGCTCCCTGCCGGATGACACCACGCCTTTG tgcgTCCTCAGCATGTTTGAAGACATGGGTTTCATCAACACGTACAAGATTGACCTGAACACTCTGGCCAG GTTCTGTCTCATGGTGAAGAAAGGCTACAGGGACCCTCCCTACCACAACTGGATGCACGCCTTCTCTGTCTCACACTTCTGCTACCTGCTCTACAAAAACCTAGGGCTGTCCAACTACCTCGA GGATATAGAGATTCTTGCTCTCTTTGTCTCCTGTATGTGCCATGACCTGGACCACCGTGGCACCAACAACTCTTTCCAAGTCGCCTCA CAATCTGTGCTGGCTGCTCTCTACAGCTCAGAGGGATCTGTGATGGAG AGACATCACTTTGCCCAGGCCATCGCCATTCTGAACACTTTTGGCTGCAACATCTTTGAGAAGTTCTCCAGGAAG GACTACCAGCGCGTGCTGGATTTGATAAGAGACATAATTCTGGCTACCGACCTGGCTCACCATCTTCGCATTTTCAAGGACCTGCAGAAGATGGCTGACG acggATACAATCCTAAAAGCCAAACCCACCGCTCCATGCTGCTGTGCCTGTTGATGACATCGTGTGACCTGTCAGACCAAACCAAGGGCTGGAAAACAACACGCAAGATTGCC GAGCTGATTTATAAAGAGTTCTTCTCTCAAGGGGATCTG gaaaaAGCCATGGGGAACAGGCCCAGTGAGAtgatggacagagagaaagcGTACATCCCAGAACTACAGATAAGCTTCATGGAACATATCGCCATGCCCATTTACAA GCTGCTGTCTGAACTGTTTCCTGGGGCCACTGAGCTGTACGAGAGAGTGGCAGCAAATCGGGAGCAGTGGACCAAAGTGTCCCACAAGTTCACCATCCGTGGGTTGCCTAGCAACAACAGCCTAGACTTCCTGGACCAGGAGTACGAGCTGCTGCAGTCCCAGGGTGCTTTCGGGAGCGACGACCACTGCCTCAATGGTTGCCTTGAAGatgcagagggagggaggggtcaGTGA
- the pde2a gene encoding cGMP-dependent 3',5'-cyclic phosphodiesterase isoform X2 has protein sequence MLLFKDALLRLAAVTDARSLRAALQDSVQELLPSTECVCVYMLEGDSRLLCDDPPHELPQEGKIRSIADQLKRCQCTGLPLSELPEKYRNCLAAPLPTHRRALVIPLLDQERDKALAVVLVGCNPLSDQDELHLNVLEKHASVACVRVHAVQASYQRPPLSPSPIQSHNALLSLNVSEQDYCELDRNILQLCGELFDLDAASLQLKVINYLQQQTRSQCCCLLLVSEDNHQLFCQVVGDKVLEEEISFPLMFGRFGQVVEKKKSITLQDISAEERRQLSSMLGCEISSMLCVPVASRATGQVVALACAFNKQGGQRHTEADEHAIQHCFCYTSTVLTSTLAFQKEQKLKVECQALLQVAKNLFTHLDDVSVLLQEIIVEARNLSDAEICSVFLLDRVSHELVAKVFDGGVVSDEEKEFRIPADQGIAGHVATTGQILNIKDAYSHPLFYRGVDDSTGFRTRNILCFPIKDENNEVIGVAELVNKMNGPWFNRFDEDLATAFSIYCGISIAHSLLYKKVHEAQFRSHLANEMMMYHMKVSEEEVTKLLVTGIEPVMEIHPCYAEFTYTPRSLPDDTTPLCVLSMFEDMGFINTYKIDLNTLARFCLMVKKGYRDPPYHNWMHAFSVSHFCYLLYKNLGLSNYLEDIEILALFVSCMCHDLDHRGTNNSFQVASQSVLAALYSSEGSVMERHHFAQAIAILNTFGCNIFEKFSRKDYQRVLDLIRDIILATDLAHHLRIFKDLQKMADDGYNPKSQTHRSMLLCLLMTSCDLSDQTKGWKTTRKIAELIYKEFFSQGDLEKAMGNRPSEMMDREKAYIPELQISFMEHIAMPIYKLLSELFPGATELYERVAANREQWTKVSHKFTIRGLPSNNSLDFLDQEYELLQSQGAFGSDDHCLNGCLEDAEGGRGQ, from the exons GATGCTTTGCTGCGGCTGGCGGCGGTTACCGACGCACGCTCGCTGCGAGCGGCTCTTCAAGACAGCGTACAGGAGCTGCTACCCAGCACg gagtgtgtgtgtgtctacatgcTGGAGGGAGACTCAAGGCTGCTCTGTGACGACCCGCCGCATGAACTGCCACAGGAGGGAAAGATCAg gaGTATCGCGGACCAGCTGAAGCGATGTCAGTGCACCGGCCTTCCTCTGTCGGAGCTGCCAGAGAAATACAGAAACTGCCTCGCAGCACCATTACCAACGCACAGAAGAG CCCTTGTCATTCCTCTCTTGGACCAGGAGCGGGACAAGGCCCTCGCTGTTGTACTG GTGGGCTGTAATCCACTGTCCGATCAGGATGAACTGCATCTTAACGTGCTGGAAAAACAT GCCTCAGTGGCATGTGTGCGGGTCCATGCTGTTCAGGCGTCCTACCAGAGGCCTCCTCTCAGCCCCTCGCCCATACagtcccacaatgcactgctgTCCCTCAACGTCTCAGAGCAGGACTACTGCGAACTGGACCGCAACATCCTGCAGCTCTGCG GTGAGCTCTTTGACCTTGATGCAGCCTCTCTCCAGCTCAAAGTCATCAATTAT TTGCAGCAGCAGACTCGGTCGcaatgttgttgtttgctgCTGGTGTCCGAGGACAACCACCAGCTTTTCtgccag GTAGTTGGAGACAAAGTCCTGGAGGAGGAGATCAGCTTCCCG cTGATGTTTGGACGCTTTGGTCAGGTTGTCGAGAAGAAGAAGTCAATTACTCTTCAGGACATCAGTGCG gaGGAGCGTAGGCAGCTGTCCAGCATGTTGGGCTGTGAAATTTCCTCCATGCTTTGTGTGCCAGTTGCCAGCAGAGCCACCGGTCAGGTGGTGGCGCTAGCGTGCGCCTTCAACAAGCAAGGCGGGCAGAG acacacagaggcagatgAGCATGCCATCCAGCACTGTTTCTGCTACACTTCAACGGTCCTCACTTCAACTTTGGCCTTCCAAAAAGAACAGAAACTCAAAGTGGAGTGCCAG GCGCTCTTACAAGTGGCCAAGAATCTCTTCACACACTTgg atgatgtgtcagtgctgttACAGGAAATTATAGTGGAGGCCAGGAACCTCAGTGATGCAGAGAT CTGTTCAGTGTTCCTGCTGGATCGAGTCAGTCATGAGTTGGTGGCGAAGGTGTTCGATGGTGGCGTGGTCAGCGATGAGGAG aaGGAGTTTCGTATTCCAGCCGATCAGGGTATTGCGGGTCACGTGGCGACTACCGGTCAGATCTTGAACATTAAGGATGCCTACTCCCACCCTCTCTTCTACCGCGGTGTGGATGACAGCACCGGCTTCAGGACCCGCAACATCCTCTGCTTCCCCATCAAAGACGAGAACAACG AGGTGATCGGGGTGGCTGAGTTGGTGAATAAAATGAACGGGCCTTGGTTCAACCGCTTCGATGAGGACCTGGCCACGGCTTTCTCCATCTATTGTGGCATCAGCATCGCCCAC tctcTGCTCTACAAGAAAGTCCACGAAGCTCAGTTCAGGTCCCACCTGGCCAATGAGATGATGATGTACCATATGAAG GTTTCAGAGGAAGAGGTGACGAAGCTGCTGGTTACGGGAATCGAACCGGTGATGGAGATCCACCCTTGCTATGCCGAGTTCACGTACACGCCTCGCTCCCTGCCGGATGACACCACGCCTTTG tgcgTCCTCAGCATGTTTGAAGACATGGGTTTCATCAACACGTACAAGATTGACCTGAACACTCTGGCCAG GTTCTGTCTCATGGTGAAGAAAGGCTACAGGGACCCTCCCTACCACAACTGGATGCACGCCTTCTCTGTCTCACACTTCTGCTACCTGCTCTACAAAAACCTAGGGCTGTCCAACTACCTCGA GGATATAGAGATTCTTGCTCTCTTTGTCTCCTGTATGTGCCATGACCTGGACCACCGTGGCACCAACAACTCTTTCCAAGTCGCCTCA CAATCTGTGCTGGCTGCTCTCTACAGCTCAGAGGGATCTGTGATGGAG AGACATCACTTTGCCCAGGCCATCGCCATTCTGAACACTTTTGGCTGCAACATCTTTGAGAAGTTCTCCAGGAAG GACTACCAGCGCGTGCTGGATTTGATAAGAGACATAATTCTGGCTACCGACCTGGCTCACCATCTTCGCATTTTCAAGGACCTGCAGAAGATGGCTGACG acggATACAATCCTAAAAGCCAAACCCACCGCTCCATGCTGCTGTGCCTGTTGATGACATCGTGTGACCTGTCAGACCAAACCAAGGGCTGGAAAACAACACGCAAGATTGCC GAGCTGATTTATAAAGAGTTCTTCTCTCAAGGGGATCTG gaaaaAGCCATGGGGAACAGGCCCAGTGAGAtgatggacagagagaaagcGTACATCCCAGAACTACAGATAAGCTTCATGGAACATATCGCCATGCCCATTTACAA GCTGCTGTCTGAACTGTTTCCTGGGGCCACTGAGCTGTACGAGAGAGTGGCAGCAAATCGGGAGCAGTGGACCAAAGTGTCCCACAAGTTCACCATCCGTGGGTTGCCTAGCAACAACAGCCTAGACTTCCTGGACCAGGAGTACGAGCTGCTGCAGTCCCAGGGTGCTTTCGGGAGCGACGACCACTGCCTCAATGGTTGCCTTGAAGatgcagagggagggaggggtcaGTGA